The DNA sequence TTGCAGAAATATACGGGCTTCAGAGAGCCGAGAGAGCGAAGTTAGCATTGATATTTCCGAGCAGACGCTGGTGCAGGTTGCACTCGATGAAATTCCTTGGTCCACTCGCGCGGCCGAAGATCAGCCGTACCATGAGAAACAGAGACAACTGGAGCGACTCTTTGTTGATTGGGCAGCGCAACATGTCAAGGCTAGGCAGCAAGCTTTTGGCCCAGCCTACGTGTTGGGGGTGGACATGCGTGCGCCGGTGAAAGAGGCTTTGTTGCCTGCTCTCTATGACGGTATTCGGCAATTTATTTATACCGCTTCGCTAGAACCGATTCGTAATGCAGCCGTCACTGCACTTGACCCGCACAAGAATGAAGAAGGTAGAGATATTGGTGAACTGAATACTGAGTTTAGTTCGACGATGATCGGTGGTGCCGTAGGAGGTGCTACTGCCTATATGGCGGAGGTCTGGTTATTGGAAGCAATGGACAGGCGCGCAAGCCTTTTAAATTTAGCTCGGCTGGATCCGGTTGACGTACATCTGCTAGCTCCCGACCCTGGGCCAGTTCGGCTGCGACTGGTGAATGGAACGAAGGAATATTGGTGTCCTGCTTCTGATGATGATGGCGGGCATGCTGAAAGGGGAAAGGATGACGCGGATCCGAGTTTGCCTCATGATAGTGATCCGACTCTAACGATGTTAAAAGATAAAGCCGCTGAGCTTAGGGCCGTGTGCGCACGATGGCAAGGGAATATTAGAGGAAAGGGTATGTTGTCCTGGTTCAGGCCGGGACTTAATGGAGCTTTTAATACCGCCCGCAGAGCGCTTTCGACAGGGCAATTGTTGGAGTCTCCGTTGCCAGTATTCGGTACCTCTGTGCTGGCGGCCAGTGCCGGGGCTGTTTCTAATTTTACGATCGGCATGGGCAAGGCTATACCATGGATATCGCAAGTTCGGTCGGAGAACCTCATTGGCGGAACGCAAACGCTTAATCTCTTCAAGTTGACAAAACCGCAGGCGGATAAGCCGCTTCTTTCATGGGGCGATGCCGCTGCTTTTACAAACTATGCCAAGGATGTCATGTGGGAAATGAAGGAGCGTTTAAGGCATTCGATTAATCCGCAGCGCTCATGGCGGGATTTCTCATTTCAGGCGCAGGATGTTTTGCGAAATGTCGCCCTAAGCGCTATCGGAAGTATGTTGTCAGCGGGTGCAGGAAGCAAATTAGCCGAGCTCGCTCGCCGCGGAGATCCGACCCCGTTTTCTGGAGAGTCGTTCAGATCCAGACCGCGTCTTTTGCAACAGTTTGCTGAGAGCGCCACCTACGACTACGTTTGGGAAGCTTTCACTAAGTTCACCAAAAGTGATGCCTATAATCTCTCGCAAAGCTTGGATAGGGCCCACGACCAGAAGCAGCTATCACTGCTACTTCAAGCTAAGCAAGCGTCTAGAGAACTGTCTTTATTGTTATATAAGTGGCGTAAATTGATGCCTGTGCCTATTCAGAGAATTGAGCAGATTGGGGAGGCAAATCACCTATTGAATAAGGATCTCAATGTGAGAGAGATCATAGCTATTCGTGAGGTACTAAAGAGTGATGCGGTATCCACTTGCCAAAGAACGGCGATTCAACTTCATTTTTATGCGAAACTGCTCGCTGCGACAGAGAAGGTCATTGGGCTGATCAGGCAGCGGGATGCGTTGGTGGCCAGACGTAGTCCGGCCGCTTCACGTGTCGCGTCGCCGGGTCTGGTGTGAACAATGTGGCGGTCCAAGGCTTGAGCGCCTGGATTGGCTAGGCCGGTATTAGCGCGTGTCACCGCACGCTTGGCGAGAGCGTGCGGACAGCTAAAATACAACCTAGCTGTAGAACTTCCCTGTGGGCCTCGATATGACCCAAAGAGTCTCAAGTTCCAATGGGTTTGAGGGGAGGCGCTGAGTGCGTGCGGTCGGCGTAAAACCGAACTTGCGGTAGAACGCCGCAGCTCGGGCATTTGAATTGGCAACCCATGCATTTACGCTCTCAACTCCCCGAGTAAATAGCCATCTGTTTGCTTCGTCCACGAGCATCGTTGCTCCGTTTGAGCCGCGATGGTTGGGCGCTAGCCAGAGCGCGCAGATGTACCCTGGCCTGAGGATGCCGACTCTATAAATGCGCCAACTGTACCGACAACAGACATCTCGTGGTTGAGGTTTCAGAGGTTGCATGGCGCGCAGCAATCCCGCAACACTTTGCATGAAGCATGCCCATGGAAGGGTATGGGGCGGGGGGATGGTAAGGGCTGCCGCAAGCCCGTAGTCAGATCAACGTCGCGGCGATGACATCAGAACGTCAATCTGAGTTGCTCAATGCAGGCCCAACTGCCAGGACTGCCCTTGGCTCCATGCCGACCAAAGCTGCTGGTAAAGCGTGCAGCGGCGTAGCAGTTCGGCATGGCTGCCGCAGTCGATCACCTTGCCCTGATCCATCACTACGACCTGGTCTGCCGCGACCGCGTGATCCAGGCGGTGCGCCACCATGATGGTTGTGCGTCCTGGCAGCAGCTCACGCAGCGCGCAGCGGATGGCGTGATCATTTTCAGCATCCAGCGCCGAGGTCATTTCGTCGAACAGCACGATAGGTGCATCCTTGAGCAAGGCGCGGGCGATGGTGAGTCTTTGCTTCTGTCCGCCGGAGAGATTGCGTCCCAATTCAGCCAACTGGGTGTCGGCTCCATCCGGCATCGCATCTACGAAAGCTTCGCACTGGGCGGCGCGCAGAGCGGCGCGTAGTTGCTCCGGCGTGGCATGGCGGGCGCCGGCTGCGATGTTGCTGGCGATGCTGTCCTGGAACAGCAGGCCATCCTGGAACACCATGCTGATGCGCGCCAGATGGTCGCCCAGCGCAACCGCGCGGATATCCTGACCGTCCACCAGGATGCGACCACTGCTGGTGTCGTGGAAGCGCGCCAGCAGTTGCAGCAGGGTCGACTTGCCCGCGCCGCTGGGGCCGACGATCACGGTGGTCTTGCCAGCGGGGAAATCGAGATCAAGATTGTGCAGCACCGGCTCGCCAGGCCGGTAACCGAAGCTGACCTGCTCCAGCCGGATCTGCGCCTCTCCCGCTGCCACCTCCGCGTGGCCGTCGGGAAGAGCGGGATGGGCCAGCAGGGCGGCATGAGCGGCCATGGCTTCCTTGCTGGCCAGTGCCTGGAAGCGTTGCGCCAACAGGGATTCTATGGGCTGGCTCAGGGTGCTCAGCACCGCCAGCACGATGAGCAGTTGGGCGCCGTCGAGATGGCCGTCCAGATAGCGCCATCCGGCAAAGCTCAGGGCGGCTGCCATCACTAGGCCGAACAGGCTGTTGGCGAGCAACAGACCTGGCGCCAGCTTCCAGCTGGTGCGCTGGTAAAACTGTCGCAGTTGCTGGTTGTGCTGGGTAAATCGCTGCTTGATGCGGGCATCGTCCTGGTAGGCGCGCAGTACCGGCAGGCCGGCGCTGAGTTCGCCCAGATGGCGCGAGACCTGTTCCAGCTGCGCCTGCTGCTGCCGTGCGCTGGCCAACATCCTGCGCCCGATCTGCTCCAGCACCAGTACCGCTACGGCCAGCAAGACCACGACCAACAAGGCCAGCGTCAGGTCCAGCCACCCCAGCGCGCCGATCAGGGCAGTCAGCAGCAACGCGTTGCTGATCTGCTGGGCGATCCCGAAGGAAGAAAATTCTTCCACCCAGCGCAGGTCATGCACGATGAAGCGCGACAGGCGCTCGCTGGGAAAAGCGCGCGCGAGCAAGCCCAGAGGAACCTTCATGGCGTGGGCGACCAGGCTGGAGCGTAATTGCCCGGTGACGCGATAGCCCTCCATGAACAGGGCAGTCTGCGCCGAGGAAGTCATCAGCAGCCGCAGCAGCGGGCAGGCGCACGCCAGCAGCACCGTCCAGTAAGGTGGTGCTGCCTGCGCCCCGCGCAGCAGGCTGCCCAGCAAGATGGCCGCGCAGAGATAGGGGATAGCGCTGAGCAGACCATCCAGCATCATGATGCACAGTGCGCGCAGATAACGTCGCCGTTCCTGGGCGGGGGTGTTGCCGAACCAGGTGTGGACAATCTGCTTCCAGCTCAGGGTCTGTCGGGTCGTCATGAGAGGGCGGGAGAAGAGGGTTCGGAGGTTGGCTGCGCGGGCGTGACGGCGTGGGCGTGCTGCATTTGCCACAGGCTGGCATAGCGCCCTTGCTGCAGCAGCAGTGCGGCATGCTGGCCTTGCTCGACCACGCGCCCTTGTTCCAGCACGACGATCTGGTCGGCGTGCGCGATGCTGCTCAGGCGGTGGGCGATGACCAGTACGGTCTTGTCAGCGGCCAGGGCCGAGAGGGCCAGTTGGATGCGATGTTCATTGAGGGCGTCGGCCTGGGAGGTGGCTTCGTCCAGCAGCAGGATGGGCGCATTCTTGAGAATGGCCCGGGCGATGGCCAGACGTTGTTGTTCGCCGCCCGAGAGCAGTGCGCTGCCCGGCGCCAGCAGGGTCTGGTAGCCCTGCGGCAGCGCCATGATGAACTCATGCGCCTGTGCCGCCCGCGCTGCTTGGATGACTTCCTCTTCGGTGGCGGTAGGTTTGCCCAAGCGGATGTTGTCGGCAATGCTCATGTCGAAGAGCTGGTTTTCCTGGAAGATGCAGGTGATGTTCTGGCGCAATGTCTCGCGCGTGTAGTCGTTGATCGGTCGCTCACCCAGCAGGATGCGGCCGCTGGTCACATCCCAGTGACGCAGCAAGAGCTTCACCAGCGTCGATTTGCCCGAACCGCTGCCGCCGACCAGGGCGGTAGTGGTGCCGGGATGCAGGGTCAGGCTGAGATTGTCCAGCACCGCCTGCTGGTGATAGGAGAACGAAACCTGCTCGCAGCGGATGGTGATTTTCTCGGGCAGGGACGTGTGGCTGCCCTCGCTCTGTTCAGGAGCGCCCAGCAATATGTCCAGGTGTTCGAAGGCCTGTTGCTGTTGCACGAAGCGATTGGAAAAACCGGCCAGCTTGGTCAAGAGGTTGCCCAGCCCAGGCGTGAAGAAGACAAAGAAGCACAGGGTGGCCAGGTCCAGGCTGCCCTGCTGGTGCCACCACAGGCCCAGCGGCAGCAGCAACAGCAGCGGTGAGCTCACCAGCACCTGCATCACCAGATTGGGCAGCAGCGCGCCACGCACCCAGCGATGGGCGGTGCCGACATAGTCACCATTGGCTTCTTCCACCCGGGCCTGCATGGCGGCCCCGCTGTTGAACAGGCGTGCGGCGGGCATGGTGCGCAGGATCTCGGTCATGGCCTTGAACAGCTTGCCCTGGTTGAGATAGAAGTCCTGGGCAATGTCGTGCCGCTTGCGCATGAGCAGCATGCAGGCCACCATCCCCAGTACCAGGCTCGACAGCGAAGCCAGGCTGAGTCGCCAGTCCACTGCGAAGAGGGCGGCGATGACGATGAGCGGTGCAATGAAGTGCGAAGTCAGTTCCGGGATCAGATGGGCCAGGCCATCTTCGAGTTGCTCGACGTCGTCGATCACCACCTGCCGGATCTTCTGTGAAGAATGGTCCTGGAAAAAGCCCAGTGGCACATTGACCAGCCTGGAGAGCAACTGGCCGCGCAGCTCGGTCTGGATGTCTGCCGCCATCAGGTGCGAGCTCACCTGGCTGGCCAGGAAGCACAGCCGCCCCGCCAGCGTCCCGCCAATGAGCCAGCCGACCAGGGCAATGAGGCGCTCCTGGTCGAGCGACGCATGCAGCAGCGCCAGGCTGAACTGATAGGCCACTAAGTTGGGCGTGAGGCTCAGGATGGCCGCAGCAATGCCGGCCAGCGTGGCAATGAGCAGGGGACCTGGTCTCGTACGGGTCAGCGCCAGCAGCCGGGAGACTGCGCCAGGCGCAGGGGCAGCGCGCGCTGCGGAAGCAGAGGCAGCCTCAGGAGGGGCCGCATCCGATGGGGTCAGAGGAGTCGCTTGCACGGCAGCACCTTTCTTGGAATCCGGCCTGCTCAGGCGGCCAGCCAGTGGTTGGCCTGGGCCAGCGCGGCATCCTTGTCGGCCACGATCTTGTAGGGATAGGGCGAGCGGCTGGACATCACATAAATCAGCGCCTTGCGCCAGAAGGCATTGCGTTTGCGCTCGTCAGGCTCGATGCGCACTGCGCCCAGGCACCACTTGCGTTGTTCGGCCAGGGTGCGTTTGCTCCACTGCGCATACAGCTTCATGAAATGCGCAGAATCGCGCGGCAGCTCCGCCCCGGAAAAGACCAGAACGAATTTCGCGCCGCGCGCCAGCACGGCGTCGAGCTGCGCAATGACGCCGTCGGCGTCGGCGTCGGCGACATGATCGGGCATCTGGTAGTGGACGATGGGCCAGTCGTGGGTGCTGATGATGCTCATCTCGGTTTTCCCTTTTTGTTCATGAGGTGGCGTTGACGTTTTGCCGTGGACGCCTGGAGGACGTGCGAGCGATACTATCAAATTTTGATGCAAATGCGAATCATTATTGTTATTATCTGATTCGCTGTAAATCGTCGTAATCATTCAACCGTGAACTTTTTGATACCAGGAAGGTGTTGCGTAGCGTTCGAGGCCGATGTTCTGGAGCGGGGTGTCATCTGTGCTACCTCGCGTAATTTGCCCGGGGAGGACACTGGCATGCAGATCTCAATAGCGGCATCGGCGCGTAATCTGTTCTTAGCCTTGTTTCTTGCCCGTGAACAGTGGAGAGGGGATCGCATTGGCGTGCTGGCATGCCATCGCGGTCTTCTCAAGACACCTGCAGGTACGAGATTAAGGACAACAAAAACATGTTCCAAAGAAAGCCGATCTGTCTGGCCCTCACCGGGGCGATGACTCTGTATTCGCCGCTGGGCGTGGCGCAGGAGAGTGCTTCGCAAGGGGCCGCCCTGCCCGAGGTGACGGTGCAGGCAAGCAAGCAGGGCAAGACCGAGCAGAAGATCAACGGCTCCATCAGCGTAGTCTCAGGTGCGACGCTGGAGCAAGCCAACGTCAGCCGCACCGATGATCTGCAACGCGCCTTGCCTGACCTGTATCTGCCGCAACAGGGCAACAGCGCGTTCATCACACCGTCGCTGCGTGGCGTGGCCTCCCTCAATACCTACAATCCGGCCGTGGTGATGTATGTGGACGGTGTGCCGCAGTTCGTGACGGCGCAGTCGCAGCTGCTTACCAATGTGGAACAGGTGGAACTGCTGCGAGGCCCCCAGGGCAGCCTGTTTGGCCGCAATGCCGCCGCCGGGGTGATCAATATCGTCACGCGCCAGCCTGACAATGAACTGGCCGGCCATGTCGAAGGTGGGTTTGGCAACCGTGGCCGCCGCACCACCACTGCTTCCATCTCAGGACCGCTGGTCAAGGACTCCCTGTATGGCGAAGCCGTGATTGCTTACGACAGCGCCGACGGCTTCCTGCGTAGCCTCTCCAGTGGGCAGGACAATGTGGGCATGCGCGAGGATGTGGCCGGTCAGGTCAAGCTGCGCTATGCCCCCGTGGGCGGGCCGCTGGACGTGCGTTTCATGGCCAGCCATGAGTGCGTCCGCTCTGCCGAAGACAACTACGTCTCCTACACCAATTTCAGCAACCGGGTCATCCTGGACGGCAACTCCGTACCGGGGCTGGCTACGATGAACTCCTATATGAAGCGCTGTATCGACAACATGTCGCTGAGCGCCGATTACGACTTCAGCGACTATCGCCTCAGCCTGGTCACGGCCCGCAACAAGGTCGATATCCGCGAGCGGCTGCTGGGTGCGCAGGGCAAGTCCATGCCCGAAAGCCAGGAGAGTCTGTCGCAGGAAGTCCGCTTGGCCACCCGCGGCACGGGCCGTGCATGGGATGGCGTGGTGGGCGCCTACTTTGAACACGGTCGCTACAAGCAGCGCAGCAGTTACGTGCTATTCCCGACCTTCGGCACCGACAGCTCGCAGACCACCACCGACTCGGCCGCCGTGTTCGTCGACGGGACCTGGCACGTTACCCCGCGTTGGGATGTCAGCGCCGGTGCGCGCCTGGTGCAGGACAAGGCCGAGACCTCCGGGGTGCTACCCATCGAAGGGGTGGCTGCCTATGCCGCCAGCACCAGCAGCAACAAGGCGCTGGGCAAGTTGAGCACGGGCTATCAGCTCACACCTTCGCTGCGTTCCTACGCCAGCCTCAGCCAGGGTTACAAGCCGGGCGGCTACAATCTCCAGC is a window from the Herbaspirillum rubrisubalbicans genome containing:
- a CDS encoding GNAT family N-acetyltransferase, yielding MQSVAGLLRAMQPLKPQPRDVCCRYSWRIYRVGILRPGYICALWLAPNHRGSNGATMLVDEANRWLFTRGVESVNAWVANSNARAAAFYRKFGFTPTARTQRLPSNPLELETLWVISRPTGKFYS
- a CDS encoding TonB-dependent receptor — encoded protein: MFQRKPICLALTGAMTLYSPLGVAQESASQGAALPEVTVQASKQGKTEQKINGSISVVSGATLEQANVSRTDDLQRALPDLYLPQQGNSAFITPSLRGVASLNTYNPAVVMYVDGVPQFVTAQSQLLTNVEQVELLRGPQGSLFGRNAAAGVINIVTRQPDNELAGHVEGGFGNRGRRTTTASISGPLVKDSLYGEAVIAYDSADGFLRSLSSGQDNVGMREDVAGQVKLRYAPVGGPLDVRFMASHECVRSAEDNYVSYTNFSNRVILDGNSVPGLATMNSYMKRCIDNMSLSADYDFSDYRLSLVTARNKVDIRERLLGAQGKSMPESQESLSQEVRLATRGTGRAWDGVVGAYFEHGRYKQRSSYVLFPTFGTDSSQTTTDSAAVFVDGTWHVTPRWDVSAGARLVQDKAETSGVLPIEGVAAYAASTSSNKALGKLSTGYQLTPSLRSYASLSQGYKPGGYNLQPTSANDSRSYRPETSLNYEMGLKFNTPDQKVSARAAVFQIESRNTQLYQGIVGSQYLTNAGQARSRGIEANLSAEVLRNWTLGLDAQVVDSIFTDYHVNSSTDYTGNKLPFVPRYILAASLSGRIATDVGMVRPRVAARYIGQQQFDAANSLKQQGYMLVDGQVSWRATSKLDVSFYINNAFDKRYLNYAATSNGLRFGTLGEGREFGVKLRYDF
- the xopF2 gene encoding type III secretion system effector XopF2, with the translated sequence MACRNIRASESRESEVSIDISEQTLVQVALDEIPWSTRAAEDQPYHEKQRQLERLFVDWAAQHVKARQQAFGPAYVLGVDMRAPVKEALLPALYDGIRQFIYTASLEPIRNAAVTALDPHKNEEGRDIGELNTEFSSTMIGGAVGGATAYMAEVWLLEAMDRRASLLNLARLDPVDVHLLAPDPGPVRLRLVNGTKEYWCPASDDDGGHAERGKDDADPSLPHDSDPTLTMLKDKAAELRAVCARWQGNIRGKGMLSWFRPGLNGAFNTARRALSTGQLLESPLPVFGTSVLAASAGAVSNFTIGMGKAIPWISQVRSENLIGGTQTLNLFKLTKPQADKPLLSWGDAAAFTNYAKDVMWEMKERLRHSINPQRSWRDFSFQAQDVLRNVALSAIGSMLSAGAGSKLAELARRGDPTPFSGESFRSRPRLLQQFAESATYDYVWEAFTKFTKSDAYNLSQSLDRAHDQKQLSLLLQAKQASRELSLLLYKWRKLMPVPIQRIEQIGEANHLLNKDLNVREIIAIREVLKSDAVSTCQRTAIQLHFYAKLLAATEKVIGLIRQRDALVARRSPAASRVASPGLV
- a CDS encoding ABC transporter ATP-binding protein; the protein is MQATPLTPSDAAPPEAASASAARAAPAPGAVSRLLALTRTRPGPLLIATLAGIAAAILSLTPNLVAYQFSLALLHASLDQERLIALVGWLIGGTLAGRLCFLASQVSSHLMAADIQTELRGQLLSRLVNVPLGFFQDHSSQKIRQVVIDDVEQLEDGLAHLIPELTSHFIAPLIVIAALFAVDWRLSLASLSSLVLGMVACMLLMRKRHDIAQDFYLNQGKLFKAMTEILRTMPAARLFNSGAAMQARVEEANGDYVGTAHRWVRGALLPNLVMQVLVSSPLLLLLPLGLWWHQQGSLDLATLCFFVFFTPGLGNLLTKLAGFSNRFVQQQQAFEHLDILLGAPEQSEGSHTSLPEKITIRCEQVSFSYHQQAVLDNLSLTLHPGTTTALVGGSGSGKSTLVKLLLRHWDVTSGRILLGERPINDYTRETLRQNITCIFQENQLFDMSIADNIRLGKPTATEEEVIQAARAAQAHEFIMALPQGYQTLLAPGSALLSGGEQQRLAIARAILKNAPILLLDEATSQADALNEHRIQLALSALAADKTVLVIAHRLSSIAHADQIVVLEQGRVVEQGQHAALLLQQGRYASLWQMQHAHAVTPAQPTSEPSSPALS
- a CDS encoding ABC transporter ATP-binding protein — its product is MTTRQTLSWKQIVHTWFGNTPAQERRRYLRALCIMMLDGLLSAIPYLCAAILLGSLLRGAQAAPPYWTVLLACACPLLRLLMTSSAQTALFMEGYRVTGQLRSSLVAHAMKVPLGLLARAFPSERLSRFIVHDLRWVEEFSSFGIAQQISNALLLTALIGALGWLDLTLALLVVVLLAVAVLVLEQIGRRMLASARQQQAQLEQVSRHLGELSAGLPVLRAYQDDARIKQRFTQHNQQLRQFYQRTSWKLAPGLLLANSLFGLVMAAALSFAGWRYLDGHLDGAQLLIVLAVLSTLSQPIESLLAQRFQALASKEAMAAHAALLAHPALPDGHAEVAAGEAQIRLEQVSFGYRPGEPVLHNLDLDFPAGKTTVIVGPSGAGKSTLLQLLARFHDTSSGRILVDGQDIRAVALGDHLARISMVFQDGLLFQDSIASNIAAGARHATPEQLRAALRAAQCEAFVDAMPDGADTQLAELGRNLSGGQKQRLTIARALLKDAPIVLFDEMTSALDAENDHAIRCALRELLPGRTTIMVAHRLDHAVAADQVVVMDQGKVIDCGSHAELLRRCTLYQQLWSAWSQGQSWQLGLH